The segment GATGACGTCCACCTCGCCCGACTCCTCGGGACGGACGAAGTCCGCGAGGCACAGCCGCCGGCCCCGGCTCTGCCGGGGGAAGGTGAAGCGGGTCCGCTCGGCGCCGCCCTCGTCCAGGATGATCAGGTCGTCGCCCTTGGAGACGCACGGGAAGTAGCCGTGGACCACGGCCGCTTCGAGCAGCCGCTCCGTGTGCATCCGGTCCAGCCAGCCGCGCAGGCGGGGCCTGCCGTCGGTGGCGATCGAATCCGCGTCCTTGAGGCCCCACTGCCCCTTGAAGAGCGCCTGCTCGTCCAGCCAGCCCGCGTACTCCTTGAGCTGGATGCCCTTGACGACACGGGTCCCCCAGAAGGGCGGGGTGGGCACCGGGTTGTCGACGGCCACGTCGGAACGGCCGGCCTCCTCCGGTTCCCGCACGTCGAGGGCGGCGGCGCGCTGCGGTACGCGACGCTGCTTGAGGGGCGGGAGTTCGGCGCCGGGGACGCCGCGTTTGACGGCGATCAGGGCGTCCATCAGCCGCAGGCCCTCGAACGCGTCGCGGGCGTAGCGGACCTCGCCCTCGTAGATCTCGTGGAGGTCCTGCTCGACATAGGCCCGGGTCAGGGCCGCGCCTCCCAGGATTACCGGGAAGTCGGCGGCCAGCTTGCGCTGGTTGAGCTCCTCCAGGTTCTCCTTCATGATCACGGTGGACTTCACCAGGAGCCCGGACATGCCGATCACATCGGCCTTGTGCTCCTGCGCGGCCTCCACGATCGCGGAAACCGGCTGCTTGATACCGATGTTCACCACGTTGTAGCCGTTGTTGGTGAGGATGATGTCGACCAGGTTCTTACCGATGTCATGGACATCACCGCGGACCGTGGCCAGCACGATCGTGCCCTTGCCCTCGTCGTCCGTCTTCTCCATGTGCGGCTCCAGATAGGCCACCGCCGTCTTCATCACCTCGGCCGACTGGAGCACGAACGGCAACTGCATCTGCCCCGACCCGAACAGCTCACCGACGACCTTCATCCCCTCCAGAAGGGTGTCGTTGACGATGTCCAGCGCCGGACGGCCCGTCAGCGCCTCGTCGAGATCGGCCTCCAGACCGTTCTTCTCCCCGTCGATGATCCGCCGCCGCAGCCGCTCCTCCAGCGGCAGCGCAAGAAGCTCCTGCGCACGGCCGGCCTTCAGCGACTTCGTGTTGACCCCCTCGAACAGGGCCATCAGCTTCTGCAGCGGGTCGTAGTCACCCTCACGACGGTCATAGATCAAATCCAGAGCCGTGCTGACCTGCTCCTCGTCGAACCGCGCGATCGGCAGGATCTTCGACGCATGGACGATCGCCGAATCCAGACCCGCCTTCACACACTCGTCCAGGAACACCGAGTTCAGCAGCACACGAGCCGCCGGATTCAGACCGAACGAAATATTCGACAGACCCAGCGTGGTCTGCACCTGCGGATGACGCCGCTTGAGCTCACGGATCGCCTCGATCGTCGCGATCCCGTCCTTGCGCGACTCCTCCTGACCCGTGCAGATCGTGAACGTCAGGGTGTCGATCAGAATGTCCGACTCACGGATACCCCAGTTCGACGTCAGGTCCCCGATCAGCCGCTCCGCGATCGCGACCTTGTGCTCGACCGTACGGGCCTGGCCCTCCTCGTCGATCGTCAGCGCGATCAACGCGGCACCATGCTCCCGCGCCAGCCGCGTCACCTTCGCAAAACGCGACTGCGGACCGTCACCGTCCTCGTAGTTCACCGAGTTGATGACCGCACGCCCGCCCAGCATCTCCAGACCCGCCTGGATCACCGGAACCTCGGTCGAGTCCAGCACGATCGGCAGCGTCGAAGCCGTCGCGAAACGCCCCGCCAGCTCCCGCATGTCCGCGACACCGTCACGGCCCACATAGTCCACACACAGGTCCAGCATGTGCGCGCCCTCACGGATCTGGTCCCGCGCCATCTCCACACAGTCGTCCCAGCGCGCCTCCAGCATCGCCTCACGGAACTTCTTCGACCCGTTCGCGTTCGTCCGCTCACCGATCGCCATGTACGAGGTGTCCTGCCGGAACGGCACCGTCTGATACAGCGAGGCCGCACCCGGCTCGGGGCGCGGGTCGCGCTCCACGACGGCGGCGCCCCTCACCCGCTCCACCACCTGCCGCAGATGCTCGGGAGTGGTGCCACAGCAGCCGCCCACCAGCGAGAGCCCGTACTCCCGCACGAACGTCTCCTGCGCATCGGCCAGCTCCGACGCCGACAGCGGGTAGTGCGCACCCTGCTTCGTCAGAACGGGCAGACCGGCGTTCGGCATGCACGACAACGGGATGCGCGCATGACGGGCCAGATAACGCAGGTGCTCGCTCATCTCCGCCGGACCGGTCGCACAGTTCAGACCGATCATGTCGATCCCCAGCGGCTCCAGCGCCGTCAGCGCCGCCCCGATCTCCGAACCCAGCAGCATCGTGCCGGTCGCCTCCACCGTGACCTGGACGATCAGGGGCAGGTCCCCCGTCCCGCACCAGTCCAGGGCCCGCCGGGCGCCGATGACGGCGGCCTTCGTCTGGAGGAGGTCCTGGGTGGTCTCGACGAGGAGGGCGTCCGCGCCGCCGCGGATCAGGCCCTCCGCGTTCTCCTGGTAGGCGGCGCGCAGACGGTCGTAGGCGATGTGCCCGAGGGTGGGGAGCTTGGTGCCCGGGCCCATGGAGCCCAGGACCCAGCGGGGCCTGCCGTCGTCCGCCGTGAAGGCGTCCGCCGACTCGCGGGCGATGCGGGCGCCGGCCTCGGAGAGCTCGTAGATCCGGTCCTCGACCCCGTACTCGGCGAGCGCGGCCAGGTTCGTGCCGAAGGTGTTCGTCTCGACGCAGTCGACGCCGGCCGAGAAGTAGGCGTCGTGCACCGAGCGGACGATGTCGGGGCGGGTGGAGTTGAGGATCTCGTTGCAGCCCTCCAGCCCCAGGAAGTCGTCCATGGTGGGGTCGGCCGCCTGGAGCATCGTGCCCATTGCCCCGTCCGCGACCACCACACGGGTCGCGAACTCCTCCCTCAGTGACCGTCTCATCTCATTCCAGTCCCCTCAGGTGTCCGGACAGTTCCGCCTCGCTGCGCGGGCCGTAGGCGGAGCGCAGCCGGGCCAGGAGGGCTTCCCGGGTCAGCCGGTACTCCTGGGTGCCGGCGTGGTCGAGCACGGTCGCCGCGACCGCGCAGCCCAGCTGGGCCGCGTACCGCTCGGGCACGCCCCAGGCCGTCCCGGCGAGGAACCCGGCCCGGAAGGCGTCGCCGACGCCGGTCGGGTCGACCACGTCCGCGACGGGCACCGCCGCCACGGTCAGCTCTCCGCCGGCGGCGGTGCGGATGCGGACGCCGTCCTCGCCGCGGGTGGTGACCCAGGAGCCGACCCGTTCCAGGACCTGCTCCTCGGTGAGCCCGGAGCGTTCGCAGAGCAGGGCGGACTCGTACTCGTTGGTGAACAGCCGCGTCGCCCCGTCGAGCAGTTCCAGCACCTCGTCCCGGGTGAGCCGGGCGAGCTGCTGGGAGGGGTCGGAGGCGAAGGGGACGCCCAGTTCGCGGCAGGCGCGGGTGTGGCGGAGCATGGCCTGCGGATCGTCCGGGGAGACGAGCACCAGGTCGGGGCGGC is part of the Streptomyces katrae genome and harbors:
- the metH gene encoding methionine synthase is translated as MRRSLREEFATRVVVADGAMGTMLQAADPTMDDFLGLEGCNEILNSTRPDIVRSVHDAYFSAGVDCVETNTFGTNLAALAEYGVEDRIYELSEAGARIARESADAFTADDGRPRWVLGSMGPGTKLPTLGHIAYDRLRAAYQENAEGLIRGGADALLVETTQDLLQTKAAVIGARRALDWCGTGDLPLIVQVTVEATGTMLLGSEIGAALTALEPLGIDMIGLNCATGPAEMSEHLRYLARHARIPLSCMPNAGLPVLTKQGAHYPLSASELADAQETFVREYGLSLVGGCCGTTPEHLRQVVERVRGAAVVERDPRPEPGAASLYQTVPFRQDTSYMAIGERTNANGSKKFREAMLEARWDDCVEMARDQIREGAHMLDLCVDYVGRDGVADMRELAGRFATASTLPIVLDSTEVPVIQAGLEMLGGRAVINSVNYEDGDGPQSRFAKVTRLAREHGAALIALTIDEEGQARTVEHKVAIAERLIGDLTSNWGIRESDILIDTLTFTICTGQEESRKDGIATIEAIRELKRRHPQVQTTLGLSNISFGLNPAARVLLNSVFLDECVKAGLDSAIVHASKILPIARFDEEQVSTALDLIYDRREGDYDPLQKLMALFEGVNTKSLKAGRAQELLALPLEERLRRRIIDGEKNGLEADLDEALTGRPALDIVNDTLLEGMKVVGELFGSGQMQLPFVLQSAEVMKTAVAYLEPHMEKTDDEGKGTIVLATVRGDVHDIGKNLVDIILTNNGYNVVNIGIKQPVSAIVEAAQEHKADVIGMSGLLVKSTVIMKENLEELNQRKLAADFPVILGGAALTRAYVEQDLHEIYEGEVRYARDAFEGLRLMDALIAVKRGVPGAELPPLKQRRVPQRAAALDVREPEEAGRSDVAVDNPVPTPPFWGTRVVKGIQLKEYAGWLDEQALFKGQWGLKDADSIATDGRPRLRGWLDRMHTERLLEAAVVHGYFPCVSKGDDLIILDEGGAERTRFTFPRQSRGRRLCLADFVRPEESGEVDVIGLQVVTVGSKIGEATAKLFESDSYRDYLELHGLSVQLAEALAEYWHARVRAELGIAGSDPAGMDGMFRTEYQGCRYSLGYPACPELSDRAKIAELLRPERIGVHLSEEFQLHPEQSTDALVVHHPEAGYFNAGGRR
- a CDS encoding carbohydrate kinase family protein produces the protein MRIAVTGSIATDHLMTFPGRFAEQLLADRLDRVSLSFLADHLDVRRGGVAANIAFGLGVLGLRPLLVGAVGADFEPYRLWLKDHGVDTDSVRVSDTLHTARFVCTTDEEQNQIATFYAGAMAEAREIDLHEVVARTGRPDLVLVSPDDPQAMLRHTRACRELGVPFASDPSQQLARLTRDEVLELLDGATRLFTNEYESALLCERSGLTEEQVLERVGSWVTTRGEDGVRIRTAAGGELTVAAVPVADVVDPTGVGDAFRAGFLAGTAWGVPERYAAQLGCAVAATVLDHAGTQEYRLTREALLARLRSAYGPRSEAELSGHLRGLE